AGCCCGATCGCCAGGCCCATGATGTTGATGAATGTGAATCCCCGCTGCTTTTTAAAAGTACGCAGGGCAATGATGATATAATTTCTGAGCATGGCTACGTAAATGTTTCTATAAATGTATCCATGGGAGCATTTACAGTGTTTCCAATTCGTGTTCAAGTTTGTTCAAGTTGAAATCCCAACATGAAAGGCAGTGCCGGGCGGTGTTAGTCAAGCTCGGGTTGAGAGGAAAATATTCTTTTAGATTATTTCGAAATGCGTACCGATATTTAACTACTGCTTATACTTTTGGGCCGGGGGTCAGAGCAGTCGGATCGTTCCTTATGGTCACCTTTCCAATTGGAGGGCCCGCTAAGGCAATGCGATTGGACTTTTGCTTTGTCAGTCACTGCCGATGAGCTGATCATGGAATTGTCGTAAATTAAGCAACCATCATTCAAATGAATAAGATAATAATAAGTAAGGCCAGCCTTCAGGATCTGGCAACCATACAACAAATTGGCAGAGAAACCTTCCTGGAAACATTCGCAGAAGCCAATACGGAAGCGGATATGGAAAAATATCTAGCCGAAAATTTTAGTGATGAAAAAATGAATTCAGAACTGAGCAATCCGGACTCCCAGTTTTTTATCGCATGGGACGATAAAATTCCAGTAGGGTATTTGAAGGTCAATTCCGGCCTGGCCCAAACTGAGCTGAAAGATCCAAGCTCTCTTGAAATCGAACGCATCTACGTAAAAAAAGCCTATCATGGCCAAATGGTTGGACAAATCTTGTATGAAAAATCACTTGAAGTAGCCCAGCTTCAAAAGAATGCATATCTCTGGCTGGGTGTCTGGGAGCAAAATCCAAAAGCGATTCGGTTTTATGAAAAGAACGGTTTCAAAGTCTTCGATAAGCATATTTTCAAATTTGGCGAAGATGAGCAGACAGATATCATGATGAAAAAAGTATTGTGACACCTTGTCAACATCGCTGCACTAACTGGCTTACTATTTTCGGTATAGCCTTCTGGTTGGCCTAACAGATTTTTCAATGTCATTTTTGCAACCTGGGCGGCTAAAATGTCGCCCGGACACATACATTTTGTCAGAAAAAGCTGTCAGATCCTGAAAATTTTTCTGCCATTTCCCGGATGGAATATAGTTTGAACACACATCATCCGGCAGGCGAACAAAGCCAGCCAAAGTTCATTATATTTTTGTTTAACTTTTAAAAAGGAGGTTGATTATGTCACTCATCAAAAGGAACGGGCTACTGCCCGCAACATTCCCAGCGCTGTTCGACGATTTCTTTGGCCGCGAACTTTTTAACTGGGGCAACAACAATTATTCAGCGACCAGCACGACTGTGCCTTCGGTCAACATCCGCGAAACCGGCGATACCTTTGAGGTTGAAATGGCCGCTCCCGGCATGGACAAAAATGACTTCAAGGTCGAACTGGATGGCAACACGCTTACCATCAGTTCACAGAAAGAGCGACAGGAGCAGTCCGGGCAGGACGGTTACAGCCGCCAGGAGTTCAGCTATCAGTCTTTTCAAAGAAGCTTTGTTCTTCCCAGGGATGTGGTTGATGCCGAGCACATTTCGGCGCAGTACCGAAACGGGTTGCTGCACCTGACCATCCCCAAACAGGAGCAGGCCAAACAAAAGGCCCCAAGGCTGATTGAAATAGCTTAGCAACAAAAATGGGCTTGCCAGGATGGTAAGCCCATTTTGTCTGTTTGGCTATTTTCAGAATGACCGTAAAAAGACCAAAGTCGCCCAAGAAATGAACCAGGTGTTATTTTCTGTTAGTGCCTTATGCCTGCTGATCCTGCTGCTGATCTTTTTACTAAAAAGGTTGCGGCAACCGTATATGATCGCCTATATCATCGCAGGCTTCCTGATAGGGCCGCATGCAGCCAACCTTTTCCCAAATGCCGAAGACATCGAACCTGTCGCAGAGATAGGAATCTTGTTGTTAATGTTCTTTCTTGGAATGGAAATCGATATCCCAGATAACAAGTCGATGCTATTTGAGCCGCTGGTGGCGCAGGGTATGAGGGTCGTGCTGACCTTGGGGCTGGTCATGGCGGTTTCATTTTTAGCTGGATGGCCGTATTTGACCGGCATCATTATTTTCATTCTGCTGATCTTTAATAGCACTGCGGTGGTCAGTGAATACCTCCGCAAAAACGGAGAGCTGAAAACCGAGTTCGGGATGATGATACTCAATATCCTGCTCCTGCAGGACCTGATGCTTGCACCAATACTGGGCGCTATACAATTTATGGGCGGCAAAGGATTTTCCTGGCTGCGTGTCGTGGTTGCAGTTGCTGCGTGCGTACTTGTTTTTCTGGTGCTCCGTGCGGTACGCAACCGGACTTTCATACAACTGAAAATTAAAGATATATTTAAGGACGACCATGAATTGCAGGTTTTTGCCGGTTGTTTACTGTGCCTTGGGTTTGGCGTGTTGGCAGAGCTTTCCGGGCTCAGCAGTGCGCTGGGGAGCTTTATAGCAGGTATCTTTATTGGTAAGCTGGATACATTTAAATGGCTCGAAGGGGCATTGCATCCTTTTAAGGTATTTTTTGTCGCGCTCTTTTTTGTCACCATAGGGCTGCGCCTGGACCTTACCTACCTAAACGGGCACCTGCTGACGGTAGGCTTGGGGACGTTGTTGTTGTTGGCCGTCAACAGCGGGTTATCCGCGGCGATTTTTAAGGGGTTGAAATACTCCTGGAAAAGTAGCCTTTACGGAGGCGCGTTGCTGTCCCAGATCGGAGAATTCGGAATACTTGCCTGCTCAATGGCCTATAAAATGCAGGTGATCGGTCATGATCTGTTCAAGACCGGCATCGCCATTACTGCATTATCACTGCTGCTGTCCACAGTCTGGATCACACTGCAGAAAAAATTCCTCTTTAAGGCCGGTAGACATCCTTACCGGCAACGATGATTTCTTTTGTTTTTCTTGAAGGAAATACCCGCGTGGAAATACCACGCCTGGGCCTGGTGCCGACCAAAGCGAAAAATTATGTCCAGGCATTTTTCTGAGGCTATGCAGAGTGAGAGTCTATCCGCTGTGGACTACTGTCTTTTCAAAACCAAATATCCATAGACCTCGTCCATTCGTAATCCGGTGATCCGACCCTCTTGTTGCTTAAAGAGATAATTGGTGCTTCCATCGGTCCACGAATTACCCATGATGTAATTGAGCGTTTGAGGTTTTTCCTTGCCCATTGTCAGCAAAAGGGTGGAATCGTTTTTACCGATTTTTACATCCATTTCCTGGCCACGTCCCGGGCCCTTGTAGCTACCCGTAAATTTCCCCAGGTCACCCGTAAAATGCGCAGGCGTACTGGCCTGTGGACTCTTAAAAATCAGGTCTGCCACTTTATCAGCAATTTTCCTGGGCCTGACGCTGGTGGTGTTGATCAAAATAATGATGCTGACATCCTCGTCAGGAAAGTAGCTGTTCTGTGAAAGGAAACCGTTGATTCCGCCACCGTGTTCTATGAGGCGTTTTTCCTTCCAATCTGTAACTGTAATGCCCTTTGCGTATCGGGTGATCGTACCATCATTGAGGCTTACAGGGGTTAGAAATTCCTTGTAGCTTTTCTCACTGAGAATTTTCCCATGATGAAGCGCATTGTTCCATTTCTCCAAATCCTCAACGGTCGAGCATAATGAACCGGCTGCAAATGGCCAGGTGTGATCAAGATAGGCGGCTCTCACCAACCCTTTTTCGGCCTTGTCATAACCATGCGCCCTGTTTTTGATGATCTTGTTTTCGCTGCAATAATAGGAGTTAGTCATCCCGGCCTTATCGAACAGGTTCTTTTTTACGTACTCTTCATAAGACAATCCACTCACTTTTTCGATGATCAGGCCCAGCATAAAAAACGCCGTGTTATTGTAGATCAATGCTTCGCCCGGTTCGAAATCGAATTGTTCTTTTTCCACGATGCGTAACAGAGTATCTCTGCTATGCTTTTGAATCGATAGGGTCTCAAAGCTGGGCAATTCCGTATAGCCTTTAATCCCGGACGTATGACTCAGCAATTGCCGTATCGTGACCTTTCGTTGATGGGTATCAAATTTTAAATATTTCCCCAGATCATCTTCCAGCGTAAGTTTTCCTTGCTCGGCAAGCTGTAGAATGGCGGCCGCAGTGAACTGTTTGGTGACTGAACCAATCTCGAATGATGCGTTAACCGGAAGTTTGACATCCAATTCCAGATCGGCCAACCCATAGGCTTTTTGAAACAAGGGTTTATGATTTTTAAAAACGCCGATGGCCATGCCCGCCACTTCGGTTTTGTCGATATACGGTTTGACAATGCTGTCTATCTTGACCTCCAGGTCGGAAGCATTTAGAGACTTTTCATCCTTTTTCTTGCAGGAAAAGAATAAAACGACCACAAGCATGTAAAATAAGTATTTCATAGAGGATAGGGATCGTGGTTTTCAGGGATACAAACTACAGAATCTGAAAGCTTCGAAAGCCAAATTATATGTAAATTAGTCAGAAATATTGTTGATAATTGAATAGCTAGAAATAATTGAGACGTCTAATTTTAAGAAAATTAGACGAGGTGGAATTCGGTCTTCTTCTACGACAATAATTGTCTGGTAGCTTGTCTGAATTTGCGCGACGTGAACCAGCAGGAGTAGGGAAGAGCTGTCTCAGGAACAAACGTTTTTTTAGACTGAAGCAACTTCCAGTCGATCAAGTCACTCGTTGTTAATAGTTTGAAAATCATCAAAATTACTTTCCATGAGTATGTACAGAATATTCATGCTGGTTTTAACAATCCTTACTCTGGTAAAGGTAGCCATTGCTCAGGACGCGCAGGAGATAATTAGCGCAGTCCAAAAAAAGCAAGCATCGCTTAAAACGATTTCCTACGATTTGCATCGCACAGACACCCTTGTCACTGGGCATGTTAGGACAATTACCGGAAAGGCAAAGTTGTTTGTTAGCCATCAAGACAAACTTTTTGGATGCTTGTTTTGGGCACAAAGAGATGGCTTTGATCAACAAACCATTTATAATGGTT
The genomic region above belongs to Dyadobacter pollutisoli and contains:
- a CDS encoding GNAT family N-acetyltransferase, whose product is MNKIIISKASLQDLATIQQIGRETFLETFAEANTEADMEKYLAENFSDEKMNSELSNPDSQFFIAWDDKIPVGYLKVNSGLAQTELKDPSSLEIERIYVKKAYHGQMVGQILYEKSLEVAQLQKNAYLWLGVWEQNPKAIRFYEKNGFKVFDKHIFKFGEDEQTDIMMKKVL
- a CDS encoding Hsp20/alpha crystallin family protein, encoding MSLIKRNGLLPATFPALFDDFFGRELFNWGNNNYSATSTTVPSVNIRETGDTFEVEMAAPGMDKNDFKVELDGNTLTISSQKERQEQSGQDGYSRQEFSYQSFQRSFVLPRDVVDAEHISAQYRNGLLHLTIPKQEQAKQKAPRLIEIA
- a CDS encoding cation:proton antiporter, encoding MVSPFCLFGYFQNDRKKTKVAQEMNQVLFSVSALCLLILLLIFLLKRLRQPYMIAYIIAGFLIGPHAANLFPNAEDIEPVAEIGILLLMFFLGMEIDIPDNKSMLFEPLVAQGMRVVLTLGLVMAVSFLAGWPYLTGIIIFILLIFNSTAVVSEYLRKNGELKTEFGMMILNILLLQDLMLAPILGAIQFMGGKGFSWLRVVVAVAACVLVFLVLRAVRNRTFIQLKIKDIFKDDHELQVFAGCLLCLGFGVLAELSGLSSALGSFIAGIFIGKLDTFKWLEGALHPFKVFFVALFFVTIGLRLDLTYLNGHLLTVGLGTLLLLAVNSGLSAAIFKGLKYSWKSSLYGGALLSQIGEFGILACSMAYKMQVIGHDLFKTGIAITALSLLLSTVWITLQKKFLFKAGRHPYRQR
- a CDS encoding serine hydrolase domain-containing protein; translation: MKYLFYMLVVVLFFSCKKKDEKSLNASDLEVKIDSIVKPYIDKTEVAGMAIGVFKNHKPLFQKAYGLADLELDVKLPVNASFEIGSVTKQFTAAAILQLAEQGKLTLEDDLGKYLKFDTHQRKVTIRQLLSHTSGIKGYTELPSFETLSIQKHSRDTLLRIVEKEQFDFEPGEALIYNNTAFFMLGLIIEKVSGLSYEEYVKKNLFDKAGMTNSYYCSENKIIKNRAHGYDKAEKGLVRAAYLDHTWPFAAGSLCSTVEDLEKWNNALHHGKILSEKSYKEFLTPVSLNDGTITRYAKGITVTDWKEKRLIEHGGGINGFLSQNSYFPDEDVSIIILINTTSVRPRKIADKVADLIFKSPQASTPAHFTGDLGKFTGSYKGPGRGQEMDVKIGKNDSTLLLTMGKEKPQTLNYIMGNSWTDGSTNYLFKQQEGRITGLRMDEVYGYLVLKRQ